CGGCCAACCCGTCCCTGGCGCCGTCGCGGCTCGACACCGCCGACCTGGTGACGCCCCGGCCCAACCGGCTGGTGGTGTTCGACGGCACGCTGACGCACGGCGTGCTGGACGCGGAGAACCAGATTCCGGACGGCAAGCTGCCCGGCCCATCGCGGCAGCGACGCACGCTGGTGATGAACTGGTGGGCGCACCGCCCCACGGACATCCCCGCGTGGGCGGACACGCGGCTCTACCGAGCGCTGGCGCGCTGAGCTTCCTCACGGGCCGTGTCGCGCAGGCGGTTCGTCACGCGCTCGGCCCACTCGGGCTCGACCTCCAGACACGCGGGCGTGCGGCCCAGCCGCAAGGCCGCCGAGGGCATGGAGCCGCTGCCCGCGAACGGATCCAACACCGTGTCCCCGGGCCGGCTGTACGTGCGCACCAGCGGCTCCAGCACGGAGAAGGGCTTGTGGTGGGGGTGGCCGCCCCAGCGCTTCGCCTCGCCTTCGTCGTCATAGCCGCCGACCACGGCCCAGACGGTGGGCAGGCCGCCGGGTTCGAGCGGCGGCTCGGGCGTGCGCGCGATGACGAGCGCGACCTCGTACACGCGCAGCGTCTGCTCGTTGGCGTTCTTGTCGGTGGTGCGCTTGCCCCAGACGTACTCGCCGCGCAGGTGCGGATAACCGAGCCCACGCGCGGCGGTGAGGATGGGCTCCTTGCCCAACAGGTTCGTCCAGATGACCAGGACGGCGTCCGGCGTGAGGTGGGCGGTGGCGCGCGACAGCCAGGCCTCGGAGAAGGCGCGGTAGTCGCGCACCGTCTCGAAGCGGACGATGGGGTTCTGGTCGATTTTCTTGTGCGCGCGCGTGTCGCGGAGGTCCCCGCCCTTGCGCCGCCGGGTGAGCAGGCAATACGGAGGGTCCGTGTGGAGCAACGCGGCGCGGGTGTCGCCCAACGCCGCGCGGTAGCCCTGGGGCTCGCGGGCGTCGGCGTTGATGCAGCGGAGGGACTCGGGCGGGGGAAGTGAGGTCATCGGCCGGAGCGCCACCCTACACGGCGGGGCGCGGGGCTCAAGTCGCGGCTCACCGCGGCTGGAGCCCTTCCAACTTCAAGGTCTGCTTCCGGCCCTCGTTCCACATCTCCAGGGTGTACCTGCCCGGCCCCTCGCCCGGGAACACCGGCTCGTCCAGCAGGATGACGATGGGATTCTTCCCGTCGTCCACGGGCCCGGCCTGCCAGGGAGGCAGCGACTTCAACCGCCGGCCCCGGGCGTCCGTGAGCTCCGCCCCCGCCGCGGTCCACCCCCTGTTGGCGCCCGTGGCGGCCAGCGACAACCTCAACGCGGCCCAGCGGGTGGTCAGACGGAGGAAGGTCGCCCGCAGGACGACGAAGTCTCCTGACACCTTCCGGGGCAGCCAGGCCCGGAAGGCGATGGAGTCCTCGTCACCGAGGTCCGCCACCAGGGACTCCCGGCTGCACTCGCTCGGGCGGGAACGCTGCTGCTGAAGCTGCTGAACCTGGCGCTCCAGCCGGAGCACCCCTGAACGCAGCTCCTCCACCTCCTGCTGGTAGGACGCGGCGGAACGCGTCTGGCGGTAGAGCTCCACCTGCCGCTCCGCGCGCGCGGAGTCCACCACGAGCACCATGACGGCGCGCTCCGGCACCGCGCCGTCATGGAAGCGAACCTCCAGCCGAAGCCGCTCGCCCTCTCGGAACGTGGACGAGGGCACCAGCACGAGGTGGTCCTCCGTCACGCCGAAGCGCTGAAAGCGCTCGCGGCCCTCGAGCACCAGTTGCTCGGGGCGGATCCTCGCGTCGAAGAACACGGTGGTGGACAACCCGGGACTGATGCGGACTTCCTGCGGCGCCACCGGTGTCCCCGCCTGGACGTCGATTCTCCGCACCGCGCTCCCGCTGCCGGGCGACTCCTGTGCCGCGGCATGCGCCGTCGCGGCCCACAACACTCCCCAAGTGAGCACGATGAATGCGGGCGAACCAGTCAAGTCCGAGCCACCTCTAGCAAGGGCGCACGCCCACCATGACAGGCGGAGGACGGCTAACGCGTCCCGAGTTTTCCGAGCACCTGCGACGCCGCCAGGTTGACGCCCGGAGGCATCATCGGATTACCGGGGGTGCTCGATTCATCGTATGGCGTCCCGAGCTCCTCCCGGCTGGGATTGTTGACGATGTTTCCGCAGACCGCCATCCGGCGGCCATCGGGGAACTCCGCCTCGGTAATCCAGCCGTAGATGGCCGTCCTCCCCCGGAACACCGTGCCATGCAACCGGGTTCCCTCCGGGAAGATTCGCACGTGGGCGCTCGTGACATTGTTGTGGGCGTAGAGGATGAGGGGGCCGCCGTCCGGAGGCACGGGCACCGGCTTCCAGAGGCGCACACTCGGGACCATGGCCACCGTCTCGTCGTTGCCCATCATCTTCGGAGGAAAGAGGCCAATCTCCGCCATGCCCGCGAGCACCTCTGGAGGGCATTTGCGCTGAGGGGGCGCATCCCGCACCTGCGGCCCACCGGCGCAGGCCGCGGTGAGGCACGCCACGGCGGCGGCCTTGCCCAGCGCTGAGGTGGACGACGGGCGCTTCTTCGGCCGTGGCGCGGCCTCGGTCTCGGCCTCGCCCTCGCCTCCCGCTTCGGCGGAGGCCAGCGCCGCGGCTTGCTCCCCCGCGTCCTGGACCTCGGCTCCCGCGTCCGTGAGGGAGGGCACCACCTCGGGGCTGGGCGTCTCGGAGGAATTCGAAGAACGACTCGTCACTGCGGGACTTCCTTTCTCAATGGGAAGAGACGGTGCGGTCGCCGGATCCACCTCGGAGGGGGACACCAGACGACTCAGCCCGAACGCCACGAGGCCCACGGCCAGCACGGCGGCCACGCCTCGGCCCACGACGCCGCGACGGCGCTTGGGAGCCGGGGGCGGTGGGAGGGGATCCGCCGGAGCATCGGCGGAAGACTTCACGAGCACCTCGGGGGCCGCTGGCGCCGGGGGCGTCGCGGCGGCGGACGCCGGCGCCTCCGGAACGGGCACCTCCCGGGGCTCGGGATTGAGTGGCAACACCGGAGCGATGCCCATGAGGCCCTCGCCTCGCGGCCGTTGCTCGGAGGTGGTGACGGGCGCGTCCGGCACCATGCGAACCCGGGGTGCCTCCGCGTCGCCCGCGCCTTCGGGCGGACGGTCCAGCGACACCTTCCAGGCCGGCTGACGCTTCTCCTTGGCCACGTCCCAGAGGGCCTGGAGCAGGGCCTCCGCGCTCGCGTAGCGGTCCTCGGGGCGCTTGGCGAGCAGCCGCAGGGCGATGTCGCCCAGCGCCCGGGGCACCTTCGGATTGACGACGTGGGGCGCGCGCGGCGTCACCGTCTCGATGGCCGGCAGCAACCGGTCATACGGAAGCTTCGGGTCGAACGCGTAGCCATCCGTGAGCGCCTCGTACAGCAGCGCGCCCAACGCATAGAGGTCCCCGGGCACGCCCGCGTCGAAGTTCGCGCCCTGCTGCCAGGAGCCCTCGCGAAGGAAGGCCACGCATTCGGGAGGCAGCAGGTGGGGCGAGGCGGGCGCCACGCCCACCGTCAACGTGGTGGCGCCGGGCAGCCGCACCGTGCCCAGGTCGATGAGGAAGGGCCGCTCGTCCTCGCGGCGGATGAGCAGGTTGTCGCCCTTGATGTCGCGGTGGTGCACGCCCCGGCGGTGCATGTCCGCCACCACGCGCACCACCTCCGTGAAGACGGACAGCAGGTGCGCCGCCGTGGGCTTCACCCGCCAGCGCCACTCGTGGAACGTCTCGCCATCGATGTAGTCGGTGACGAAGTACAGGTAGCCGTCAGGGGGCTCCGGCCACCGGTCCACCGCGTGGAGCGCCGGAAGGTTCGGGTGCGGCGCGCAGGCCAGCAGCGCCGCCACTTCATGCGCCAGGCGGCCGTTGATGTCTTCCTCTTCCGGGGTGTGCTGGCCCGCCGGACGAAGCGCCATCTTCAGCGAGTAGCTGCGGCCCGCTCGCTCCACCTTGAAGACACGGCCAAAGCCTCCCGAGCCCAACGACTCCAGGATGCGCCATGGGCCGACCTCGCTGTCCGGCACCAACTGGTCTGGATGGAAGGGCGGAGACCTCACTGCCACCCACTCCAGGGGCTCGGGCCTCTAGCGCTGCCGCCCTGCCCCACCAGACGCGTGGCACGCCCAGGACGCACGCCTTCCGGCGGTGCGGTCCACGCGAGAGACTGTTGAACCACCCAGTGAGCGGGGCTGAACAAGGGCAACCTCCAGGGTTGACCCTATCCTTTTCATCCGGGATGTCACGTTTTCACTTACCCGCGAGGTCAGTCCGCCGCGCCCCCGGACCCAACGCCCTCCGTTGGGTCCTCGGGCGCCCCGGCGACTTCGCTCGCGGCCTCCGCCCAGCGCCCGGTGAGGCGGGCCTCGGAGGCCAGGGCCTCGTCCCAGGACGGGCCATCCGGCAACAGCCGTGTCGCGTGCTCCAGGACGAGCCGCTCCAGGGCCCGCTCCTCGCACAGGCGGCGCAGGCCCCACGCGTCCAACCCCAGACGGGAGAGGAACGCGGCGCGCCGGGCCACGGGCACGCGCTGCGCCTGCCACCAGCCGGCTTCCACTTCGGCCACCTCGTCGTCGGAGACGCGCAGGCCCTGGGTCCTCGCCCAACCCGCGAGGAGCGCCCTGCGCAGGCCCGCCTCGGCCAGCGCCTCCGCGTCGGGCGCGTCGCGAAGCGCGTCCAGCACGCGGCCCGAGGACACCCCGCCGTCCTTCCCACCCGTGACGTCGTCCACCAGCCGGCGGCGGCGGACCAGGGAGGAGGGAGATTGCACCTCGCCCCGAGGCGCGGCGGCCCCCGAGGCCACCCACGCCGCGGCGGTCTGGAGGCATGCGAGGGCGTCCCGCCGCTTGAGGTCCTCGGCGCCTTTCGGGAACCAGGCGTCCCAGGCCGCGCGGGTGGGCGCGGACCAGTGCGGCGCCACGGTGTCCAGGACGCGGCCCCAGGTGCGCTCCTGGTAGAAGACGGATTGCGCGGCATCGACGAGCGCCTGCGCCGCCGGGCGCTTGAGCACGCCCGCCTCCGTGGCGCACTCCGCGGCGTGCCGGACGTTGACCAGCGGCACGGTGAGCGGCCGGTAGTCGTGCTCCGCGTCCGCGTGGAGCAACGCCACTTCGGAGTCATCCACCACGGTGCCGTCGCGGTACCACTCGAAGATGCGGCCCACGCCCACCACGCCGTGTGGCACGAGCTCCGCGGCGCGCAGGGCGCCCATGCTCCCGCCGCCGAAGACGGCCACGCCGGCCTCCAGCGCGGCCAGCAGCTCGTGGTGCCACACCGAGGGCTGGGCCTCGAAGACACCATCCACCAGCACAAGGGCCTTGGGACGCAGCGCGAGCGCGCGCCACACGTCCCCCTGCCGAGCGGGCGGGAGCACCGTGCACGGCGTCAGGCGTTGCGCCTCCGCCGCGGGCAGCGAGGGCCCCAGGAACACCACCAGATTGTCCGCGCGCCGCTTCATAGGAGCTCCGAAACCTGCATGCCCGGCACGACCCCGCTCGAAACGCGGAGGCACTTCATTCCGCCACAGTGACGATGCTTCGCCACTCGCCGCCGCATGAGCGCTCCGGGGTGTACGTGCCCGAAACGCGGGGGCGCTTCACGCCGCTTCATAGGAGCTCCGAAACCTGCATGCCCGGCACCACCACGCGCCGCACGTGGAGACCTTCCACCGGTGACGGCATCTCCACCGAGGCCACCCGCTTGAACCCCGCGCCCTCCAGCCGCGAGAGCACCTGACGGACGCGCCGTGGCGCGGGCCCTCGTGCCTGCGCGCCCAGGTCAGGCATGGCCTCCACGCTCCGGCGGGGACGGACCTCGGCACACGCCTCCGCGAAGCCTCGCGCCGCCTCCCGGTCCGTGGCGGCCACGTCCTCGCGGGCACCGTGGATGTCCGTCAGTCGCGACTGCGCCGCTTCCAACAACGCCTTCAGCAGCGCGGACTCCGGCGTCATCGCGCACGCGTAACCCGCGGTGAGCGGCACCGGGCCCTCTTCCAAATCCACCAGCACCGCGGCGCCCACGGGAAGCCCCACCGCCCCCGGCGTGCGCGCGGCGGGCGTGGCATCGAACAGGTACACACCGAAGCCCCGCTCCCGCAGCCGCTGGGCCAGCGCATCCACGGCGGGCGCCCGCTCGCGCAAGCCGGAAGCCCGCAGCAGGCGGCGCTGAACACCCTCCTCCGTCCACCCCTCCGGAAGCGCGCGCGCGAGCTGGTCGCGCTCCGTCGCCTCCAACAGCGCATGCAGCAGCGCCTGGCCCGCGTCCGGGTGCGCGCCGGAGCCGTTGCTGGTCCACGCCACCGCCACCGGTCCGAGCGAGGGACTCCCCGACGGAGGCACGTGCAGTCCCTGCGCGGGCACCCACACCGGCTTGCCCGAATTCAGCTCCGTGGCCTCGCGCCACGCGCAGCGGACGTACTCGCTCCACAAGCGTGGCGCCACCAGCGCCCCCGCGGAGCCCAGGTCCTCCGCGCTCCACAGCGTGCCCACGCGGCCGTCGAGCTCCACCATGGAGCCCCAGACACACGCGCCGGGCTCCACCGACTCCGCGGCCCACAGCTCCGCCGTCTCCAGCAGCGCGCCCCAGGCCGCGTCCTCGTACGAGAGGCCCTTGCCGTTGCACACCTGCAGAACATGCCCGCCGGGGCGTACGGCGCACGCCACCTCCACGCCGGTCCGGTCCAGCCCCGTGACACGCGCCACCCGCGTCACGCCCAGGGCCTGGGCCAGTCGTTGTTGAAACCGCTGAGATGACTGCTCGTCCCTGTCCCTGGAAGGCCGCACGGGCGCGGACCTTAGCCTGAACGCTTGTCCAACGGGCCCACCGCAAACGTGGTAGGGACGCAGCGGCATGCCTTCCGTCGGAGACATCGCACCGGACTTCACCGCCACCGACTGCCATGGGGCGCCCGTTCAGCTCTCGTCCCTGCGCGGCCGGCGCGTGGTGCTCTTCTTCTACCCCAAGGCCTTCACGCTGGGCTGCACCATCGAGAACCGCGCGTTCCGGGACAACCACGAGGTGCTCAAGGGCCTGGGCGCGGAGCTCGTGGGCGTCTCCGTGGACACGCAGCGCACCCAGTGCGAGTTCGCGGAGGCGGAGGACATCCACTTCGCGCTGCTCGGCGACGCGGACCGGGCCATCAGCCGCGCCTATGACGTGCTCTGGCCCGTGCTCAACGTCGACCGCCGCGTCACCTTCATCATCGGTCCGGACGGCCGCATCGAGGACATCATCCGGCACGAGGTCCGCGTGTACCGCCACCTGGACGACGTGCTCCGCTACCTGCGCGCGAATCCGCTGCCGGACGTCGCGTCGCCCTGAGCCGCGCCGCGCTCACTCCCACGCGCAGTGGTACTCGCAGTGCGGCGCGCCCCGCGCCCTGCACATGGGGTGGCTGATGCGCACCGACTGGCCCCCGCACAGCTCGATGGCCCGCTCATGCCAGCCGATGATGGTCAGGCAGTCCGGCACCGTGACGTTCTCCGCGCCAAAGGTGCGCAGCACGCCGGAGCGCGGGCCCGTCGGCTCGTAGGTGCGCGAGCCCACCGCGTAATAGAAGCGGTAGATTTGTGGCGCCTGGCTCAGCAGGAAGTGCGGCTCGCCCGCCTTGACGAAGACGTGCTGCGCGCCGTGCAACGCCTCGTCGGCGGAGGCGCGGCCCATTTCGAGGAACGCCCGGTCCTCGTCCTCCGGCGACACCACCCCGGCGATGGCCGCGTCGAGCCGCAAATTCAACTCCAGGGGATACCAGCCGACCGGCAGCAACATCTTGCGCAGCAGCGCCTGGTCCTCCGCGGGCAAGCGCCGGAGCACCTCGTCCACCCGTCCCTGCCCACCGTGGTGGCGCAGCATGTTGAGCCGCGAGATGAGCACGCCGCCCTTGATGCGTGAGCTAGATCCTTGGGTCAACATTCCCCCGTCCCAGGCCATCACTGTCACGCCATTGTCCCAGCGCCGACTGTCCGCCAGCAACCCAGGGAGGCAGGTTTGTCGCCCCTACTCCCAGCAATTCTTGAACAACTGGAAATTATCCGACGAAATCGGGTCGAAATTAACCTTTGTCCCCGACCGGGGTTGGAGCCACGTGAGCATCAGGGAAACAGGCGGCCGGGTGGTGTCCCTGCCCGCGCGCATGGCCCGGGCGGGCCTGGAGCGAGCCTCGGACGAGGCCCTCTGCCGCGCGTTCCTGGAGGGTGAGCCGGCGGCCTTCGAGGTGCTGGTGATGCGGCACCGCTCGCTCGTCTTCTCCCTGGTGCGCCGCTACGTGTCGCGGCCGGAGGACGCCGCCGACCTGGTGCAGAGCGCCTTCCTGCGCGCTCTGGAGGCCTCGCGCCGCGTGTTCGCGCGCTTCACGCCGTCGGGGCCCGCGCCGTTCCGGGCGTGGCTGGTGCGCATCGCGCTCAACCTGGCGAAGAACCACGCGAGGCAGGGGCAGCGCTGGCGCCCGGTGCTGGTGGCCTCCGAGCCGGACGACCTGGCGCAGGACCCGTCCGAGTCCGCGCAGGACCGGCTGGAGCGCGCCGAGCGCGAGCGGCAGGTGCGCGCCGAGGTGCTCACCCTGCCCCGCCGCCAGCGCGAGGTGCTGACGTTGCGGGTGGACGGCGGGCTGGCGTTCAAGGATATCGCCGAGACGCTCGGCATCACGGAGAACAACGCGAAGGTGCAGTTCCACCATGCGATGAAGCGCCTCAAGGCGCGGGTGGGCGCGCCCGAGGAGAAGCACTGATGGCTGCGTGCCCTGACCAGGAGGAGCGGCTGGACCTGCACGCCGCGGGGGCGCTCGAGGACGCCGAGGCGGTGGCGCTCATGGCGCACCTCGAAAGCTGCGAGGGCTGCCGGCGGGCCTTCGACGCGTCCGTGGAGCTGCTCGCGCTGGTGGCGCTGCCTCCCATCACCGCGCAGGAGAAGTCGGAGCTGGAGGAGCTGCCCCGGCGCACGCTGTCCGAGTGGCGGCGGAGCGCCCGGAAGCAGGGCCTGGGGCTGCGGACCCTGGGCGGGCTGGTGGCCGCCGCCGCGGCGGTGACGCTGGTGCTGCTGGTGCCCGGCACGTGGCGGTTCCCGGGCGAGGCCCGCACCGCGCAGCCCACGGCGGGGGCACAGCCCGTCGAGGAGCTGGACGCGGAGACGATGGCGGCCATCGAGGCCTGGGCCGGGCTGGAGCCGTTGGACGCGATGGAGGACTCCGACCGCTGGGACGAGGACTTCGACTTCGAGCTGGGAGAGACGCTGTGACGACGCGGATGGCGGTGATGCTGTTGGCCCTGGTCCCCCTGGTGGCGGCGGCCTCGCCTTCCGGGCGGGAGGCCCGCGCCGAGGAGCGGATGGAGCACGCGGAGAAGCGGCACCGGCTGCGGCAGGTGCTGGAGCTGTCGGACGTGCTCGGCCTGAACAACGCGCAGGCGCTGAAGCTGGAAGAGACGCTGCGCAAGTTCGACGAGCGGCGCCGCCCGCTGCGCAAGCAGGTCCGCGAGTCGGCCCGCATCCTCCACCGGGCCTCGCGCGGTGACAGTGAGGCCCTGTCCCAGGTGGACGCGGCGGCGCTGGGCGCCTTCGAGGCGAGGGAGCGCATCGCGGCGCTCGACAAGGAGCTGTACCAGACGCTGGCGAAGGACCTGCCGCAAGAGAAGCGGGCGACGCTCGCGCTCACGCTGGCGCGCAGCGAGGGCCGGAAGAAGGGCAAGTGGGAGCCCGAGAAGGACTAAGAGTTGCTTTGGGGCTCTTGCTCCGTTGACAGCCAGAACCACTGTTCTTTCGAATCAAGCGCGCCCTGCAAGAAGTCCCGGAAGGATGCGGCGATTTTGGGGCAGTAGTCCGGCTCAGGGAACGCCTCGTTGTAGCCGTCACGCAACGGGTATCGGCCCTCGTGCTGTTCGCTCACGTCAAGCAGGATGAAGTTGCTATCCCGCACACGGCAGAGCGCGTACCAAGCCGCCGGCCCCGCATCGTCGCTGTCGTCGTTGCGCATGACGACTCGGGCGCGCCGAAGTTCCGCCAACGGAACAAAGGCGAATGCAGGGTCAACCCGGTCGAAGAGGCGCGCGCCGTTGCAATACAAGTAGAAGGCGCGCAGGTCCGGGTCCAGTCGCCAACCTTCGCGGTGTTCGAACTCTTCGATTTGCTCGGATGTCGCAGGGGGATTCGGGTGGTGGAGTCGCAACACCTCATCGAGGAGGGCCTTCATGGACCGGTCATTCTCCATAGGGATAGTCCACACCGGTCGAGGTCCACGGTGGGTTGTTCGCGTAGCATTGCTTGTAAGCGCCCGGGAGCTGCTGATGCAGGTCCTGCGGGAACGGAATGATGTTATCCCAGTCGGTGGGGTTCCCACCGTGCCAGAGGTCTCGGACGTGATGCCCTTCATAGGGCGTCCCCGTGGCATCGGTGGGCCATGCGCCAAATCGGTTTGCCCACTGGCTCCGAAATTCGGACCGCATGCTGTTCCATTGTCCTCGCGCGGCGTTGGTCTGCGCGGGGGCAAGCGTCGCGTAGTTGCAGCAACAATGCGTCATGCCGTAGCGGCTACCCGCACGCATGACAGCTCCCTGGAAGTCCATCTTCACGTCCGCCAGCCACATACAACCTTGGAGCGCATGGCCGCTTCCTGAGCACTTCGAGCGACAGTACTCCACGAGTTGGCTGCTGCACTGCCAAGGCCCGTAGAAAATGACTGTTCGGAACTGCCCTCCGCTCGGGAGTGTCACCACCGGGCCAACCCATTTCCGGACGGAAGCGTCAGGTCTTGTCATTGGGCCTTCAGCGCATGCCGTGAGGACAAGCGCAAACAACAGGGGGAAGCCTGGACGCCTAGAAGGAGCTGCATTCACGGCATTCATGCTCCGCAACATAGTGCGTGGTTCCGATAGACCCTCAGGGCAACTGACGTGCGCTGCTGGACGACCTCGTTCACCTAGCACCGTGGCCGGGGAGGACCGGGCGTCCAGCGCCGAGGGGCGCCTCGCGGCGTGAGTACCGTCAGGGAGGCAACGGCGCGCGCCGCGCCGCCACCGAAGGAGGCTCCCTTGCGGCTGCTGACCCGAATCGCCCCACCCTTGCTGGCACTGGCCTTCGCCGCGTGCTCCGGCATCGACGTCAACACCAACTATGACCCTTCCGCCACGCAGAAGCTGGAGGGGTACCGCACCTATGCCTGGCTCCCGCAGCCCACGGGCAAGGATGACCGCGTGTACAACCCCATCGTCGGCGCGCGCGTCGAGCAGACGGTGGACCGCTACCTGCTGGCGCGCGGCTACAAGAAGGTGGAGACCGGCGCCAACCCGGACTTCCTCATCGGGTGGCATGGCGCCATCCACAACGCGCTGAAGGCCGAGACGGTCGACGACTACTACGGCTACCCCTGGGGCGGCCCCTTCACGGACCCCTTCTACGCGGGCGGCGCCGTCACCATGCCGGAGACATACCTGCGCGAGTACGAGGAAGGCTCCCTCATCCTCGACGTCGTCGACCCGGAGTCGAAGCAGCTCGTCTGGCGTGGCACGGCCCAGGCGGAGCTGAGCGAGAACGCCAACGCCCAGAAGCAGCAGAAGAAGCTGGATGAATCCGTGGAGCAATTGCTGAAGCACTTCCCGCCCAAGACCAAGTGAGGCCCTGGGCGAAGGCCCGGCACCGGCCTCGCGGGGGGTACCCGCGGGGCCGGCGGCCGTCAGGGCGCGGGCTGCTCGGCCAAGGTGCCCGCGTCCACCCCGCGGCGTGCGCGCTGGGCTTCGGGGACGATGAGCGGCCGCTCCAAACGGTCCCGCTCCCAGCCGCCCAGGTCCGCGCAGGCCGCGTAGGTGCTCTGGAGGAAATCGAGCAGGACCGCCTTGGGGTCATCCGCCCGCCTCACGTCATCGTAGGACAGCAGGTACTCCTTGATGGCCCCGTCGTACCGGGCCGCGGCCGGACGCACCTTCGCGGTGGCGAAGCCCTCCGGCTCCGGCGCCGCGTAACTGTAGAAGGCCGCGCCACCCGTCGCGAGGAGTCCGGGCCAGAAGCCCGCGCTGCTGACCTCCTCGCAGTACGCCTCCTGGGTGATGGGGTCCGCGCCGGGGCGATCTGGCGCGGGGCGTCCGGAGAAGCGCGTCACCGCCAGGTCGAAGCTCCCCCAGAAGAAGTGCACCGGACTGCACTTGCCGGTGAAGCGCGCGCGGAACTCCTCGAAGACGAGCGTGGCCTGCATCGTGGCCCGCCACCAGCGCTCCACCGCCTCGCCGTCATAGCTGCGGTGTTGCAGGTCCTGGCTGAACGGAATCGCGTCCTCGGGAATCTCGACGGGATGCTCCCAGATGCGCGTTTCGACGCCCATGGAGCGCAGCGTCGCCATGACATCCCGGTAGAACTCCGCCACCGGCCGGGGCTCCAGCGCCATCACCCGCGTGGGCCCGCGACTGGCGCGGAAGAGGAGCTCGTGCGAGCGGAAGTCGAAGTCGACTTCGAACGCGCCCTGCCCATACGGAATGAGGCCCGTCGTCATTCCGCGCGCCGTCACGCGGAACGCCACGTTCCACCAGTGATTCTGGGGTGGCGTCAGCGCGAGCTTCACCTTGCCGATGACCTGCGTGTACCGGTGCAGCGTGGCGTAGGTGTCCTTCCACGCGTCCAGGGGCAGCGGTGGCCACGCCGCGTCCAGCGTCTCCATGGGGTCTCCCTTCGAGCCGTGTCCGGCATTCAGGGTGAGCCCCCACCGCCGCCACGGCCAGGGTGGCGGCCTGGGTTGCCTGCCGCCAGGGCGGGGGCCAGAGGGCCAGCCCCCACGCGCCCCTTCCTGGGACTACGGCTGCGCGAGCGCGCTGTCGATGGCCGCCTTCAGCTCCGCGCTGTCCGGCGTCACCGCGCTGGGGAAGGCGGCCTTCACCTGGCCGTCCTTGCCCACCACGTACTTG
This genomic window from Myxococcus hansupus contains:
- a CDS encoding SMI1/KNR4 family protein — its product is MKALLDEVLRLHHPNPPATSEQIEEFEHREGWRLDPDLRAFYLYCNGARLFDRVDPAFAFVPLAELRRARVVMRNDDSDDAGPAAWYALCRVRDSNFILLDVSEQHEGRYPLRDGYNEAFPEPDYCPKIAASFRDFLQGALDSKEQWFWLSTEQEPQSNS
- a CDS encoding DUF4136 domain-containing protein, with protein sequence MRLLTRIAPPLLALAFAACSGIDVNTNYDPSATQKLEGYRTYAWLPQPTGKDDRVYNPIVGARVEQTVDRYLLARGYKKVETGANPDFLIGWHGAIHNALKAETVDDYYGYPWGGPFTDPFYAGGAVTMPETYLREYEEGSLILDVVDPESKQLVWRGTAQAELSENANAQKQQKKLDESVEQLLKHFPPKTK
- a CDS encoding DUF5996 family protein — protein: METLDAAWPPLPLDAWKDTYATLHRYTQVIGKVKLALTPPQNHWWNVAFRVTARGMTTGLIPYGQGAFEVDFDFRSHELLFRASRGPTRVMALEPRPVAEFYRDVMATLRSMGVETRIWEHPVEIPEDAIPFSQDLQHRSYDGEAVERWWRATMQATLVFEEFRARFTGKCSPVHFFWGSFDLAVTRFSGRPAPDRPGADPITQEAYCEEVSSAGFWPGLLATGGAAFYSYAAPEPEGFATAKVRPAAARYDGAIKEYLLSYDDVRRADDPKAVLLDFLQSTYAACADLGGWERDRLERPLIVPEAQRARRGVDAGTLAEQPAP